In Burkholderia gladioli, a genomic segment contains:
- a CDS encoding Gfo/Idh/MocA family oxidoreductase — protein MPEQTSPAKVRIGIAGLGRLGRRHAENLARRVAGAELAAACSPLGEELAWARDTLGVPRLYEDFEALVADPALDALWLVTPSSLHAQQIIAALRAGKHVFCEKPLSLDIAECERVIAEANARPQLQATIGFMRRFDPSYREAFERVAEGGIGRPFLVRSQTTDQNDPDGFFVRFAPSSGGIFLDCSVHDIDVARWLLGKPRATRVFAAGTIALHPGLAECGDVDNGVAICEFEGGALAMFYASRTMAHGNDSHSEVIGTAGALSIGRNPRANRVEIYDASGIRNTCTPTFFDRFEAAFLVEAQAFVDAVRGLGESGGATLADALEATRIGHAMREALHTGRAVEL, from the coding sequence ATGCCTGAGCAGACTTCCCCGGCCAAGGTCCGGATCGGTATCGCGGGGCTCGGCCGGCTGGGCCGCCGCCACGCGGAGAATCTCGCGCGCCGGGTGGCCGGCGCCGAGCTGGCGGCCGCCTGCAGCCCGCTGGGCGAGGAGCTGGCCTGGGCCCGCGACACGCTCGGCGTGCCGCGCCTGTACGAGGACTTCGAGGCGCTGGTGGCCGATCCGGCGCTCGACGCGCTGTGGCTCGTCACGCCCTCGTCGCTGCACGCGCAGCAGATCATCGCCGCGCTGCGCGCCGGCAAGCACGTGTTCTGCGAGAAGCCGCTGTCGCTCGACATCGCCGAATGCGAGCGCGTGATCGCCGAGGCGAACGCGCGCCCGCAGCTGCAGGCGACCATCGGCTTCATGCGCCGCTTCGACCCGAGCTACCGCGAGGCCTTCGAGCGGGTGGCCGAAGGCGGCATCGGCCGGCCCTTCCTGGTGCGCTCGCAGACCACCGACCAGAACGACCCGGACGGCTTCTTCGTGCGTTTCGCGCCGAGCTCGGGCGGCATCTTCCTCGACTGCTCGGTGCACGACATCGACGTGGCGCGCTGGCTGCTCGGCAAGCCGCGCGCCACGCGCGTGTTCGCGGCCGGCACCATCGCGCTGCACCCGGGCCTGGCCGAGTGCGGCGACGTCGACAACGGCGTGGCGATCTGCGAGTTCGAGGGCGGCGCGCTGGCGATGTTCTATGCCTCGCGCACCATGGCGCACGGCAACGACTCGCATTCGGAGGTGATCGGCACGGCCGGCGCGCTGAGCATCGGCCGCAACCCGCGCGCCAATCGTGTCGAGATCTATGACGCGAGCGGGATCCGCAATACCTGCACGCCGACCTTCTTCGACCGGTTCGAGGCGGCCTTCCTGGTGGAGGCGCAGGCCTTCGTCGACGCGGTGCGCGGGCTGGGTGAGTCGGGCGGCGCGACGCTGGCCGACGCGCTGGAGGCCACCCGCATCGGCCATGCGATGCGCGAGGCGCTGCACACGGGGCGGGCCGTCGAGCTGTAG
- a CDS encoding sulfurtransferase TusA family protein — MEVHKEVDARGLNCPLPILRAKKALADMESGQVLKVLATDPGSQRDFAAFAKQTGNEIVESSVHDKIFTFLMRRR, encoded by the coding sequence ATGGAAGTTCACAAGGAAGTGGATGCGCGCGGGCTCAACTGCCCGCTGCCGATCCTGCGCGCGAAAAAGGCGCTCGCCGACATGGAGAGCGGCCAGGTTCTCAAGGTCCTCGCGACCGATCCCGGTTCGCAACGCGATTTCGCCGCGTTCGCCAAGCAGACCGGTAACGAAATCGTCGAATCGTCGGTGCACGACAAGATCTTCACCTTCCTGATGCGCCGCCGCTGA
- a CDS encoding ArsR/SmtB family transcription factor produces MANYSASQPASVPASRPASISELFQALADPTRCAIVRALADGAQTVSVLAEPFEMALPSFMKHLGVLERSGLVRSSKSGRTRRCELVPARLAQAEQWLAEKRAMWEARSDRMVAFVERLHQEEQAHVKARRRTD; encoded by the coding sequence ATGGCTAACTATTCGGCATCTCAGCCGGCTTCCGTTCCCGCCTCGCGGCCGGCTTCGATCAGCGAGCTGTTCCAGGCGCTGGCCGATCCCACGCGCTGCGCGATCGTGCGCGCGCTGGCGGACGGCGCGCAGACGGTTTCGGTGCTGGCCGAGCCCTTCGAGATGGCCTTGCCCTCGTTCATGAAGCACCTCGGGGTGCTGGAGCGCTCGGGGCTGGTGCGCAGCAGCAAGAGCGGCCGCACGCGCCGCTGCGAGCTGGTGCCGGCGCGGCTCGCCCAGGCCGAGCAGTGGCTGGCCGAGAAGCGCGCGATGTGGGAGGCGCGCTCGGACCGGATGGTGGCCTTCGTCGAACGACTACACCAGGAGGAGCAAGCCCATGTCAAAGCCCGCCGCCGCACCGATTGA
- a CDS encoding SRPBCC family protein: MSKPAAAPIDSRDLVISRVLRAPRAALWRAWSEPALLAQWWCPTPWTTEVVAFDLRPGGAFHTTMRGPDGGVSDNPGSFLEVVPQARLVFSSLLTAGWRPAKPWLGFTAVIDMEDDPAGCRYTARVMHLDEAAREQHEQLGFFDGWNTVISQLEAFAATLA; encoded by the coding sequence ATGTCAAAGCCCGCCGCCGCACCGATTGATTCCCGCGACCTCGTCATCAGCCGGGTGCTGCGCGCGCCGCGCGCGGCCTTGTGGCGAGCCTGGAGCGAACCCGCGCTGCTCGCTCAGTGGTGGTGCCCGACACCCTGGACCACCGAGGTGGTCGCCTTCGACCTGCGCCCCGGCGGCGCCTTCCATACCACCATGCGCGGCCCCGACGGCGGCGTGAGCGACAATCCCGGCAGCTTCCTCGAGGTGGTGCCGCAGGCGCGCCTGGTGTTCAGCTCGCTGCTGACGGCGGGCTGGCGGCCCGCCAAGCCGTGGCTCGGCTTCACGGCCGTGATCGACATGGAAGACGATCCCGCTGGCTGCCGCTACACGGCCCGCGTCATGCACCTGGATGAGGCGGCGCGCGAGCAGCACGAGCAGCTCGGTTTCTTCGACGGCTGGAACACGGTGATCAGCCAGCTCGAGGCGTTCGCCGCCACGCTGGCCTGA
- a CDS encoding response regulator transcription factor produces the protein MRIAVLDDDEAQTDFVSQTLTAVGHTCYAFSEGKVLKKRLQRETFDLLVLDWNVPDLSGEELMKWVRENQTEHRLPIIFMTSRDDEAGITEILNAGADDYVVKPVSAPILRARIGSLLRRAYPANTDSVMREFDSYRFDTNLKQAFVGDQAVSLTQKEFDLALLLFQHVDQPLSRAHILDLVWKQATDIPSRTMDTHISMLRTKLALRPENGYRLAPIYGYGYRLERLPQGAAE, from the coding sequence ATGAGAATTGCTGTATTGGACGACGACGAGGCGCAGACGGACTTCGTCAGCCAGACGCTGACGGCGGTTGGTCACACGTGTTATGCGTTCAGCGAAGGCAAGGTGCTCAAGAAGCGCCTGCAGCGCGAGACCTTCGACCTGCTGGTGCTCGACTGGAACGTGCCCGACCTGTCGGGCGAAGAGTTGATGAAGTGGGTGCGCGAGAACCAGACCGAACATCGCCTGCCGATCATCTTCATGACCAGCCGCGACGACGAGGCCGGCATCACCGAGATCCTCAACGCGGGCGCCGACGACTACGTGGTCAAGCCGGTATCGGCGCCGATCCTGCGCGCGCGCATCGGCTCGCTGCTGCGCCGCGCCTATCCCGCCAACACCGATTCGGTGATGCGTGAATTCGACAGCTACCGCTTCGACACCAACCTGAAGCAGGCCTTCGTCGGCGACCAGGCGGTCAGTCTCACGCAGAAGGAATTCGATCTCGCGCTGCTGCTGTTCCAGCACGTCGACCAGCCGCTCTCTCGCGCGCACATCCTCGACCTGGTCTGGAAGCAGGCGACCGACATCCCCTCGCGGACCATGGACACGCATATCTCGATGCTGCGCACCAAGCTCGCGCTGCGGCCCGAGAACGGCTACCGGCTCGCGCCGATCTACGGCTACGGCTATCGCCTCGAGCGGCTGCCGCAAGGGGCCGCCGAGTGA
- a CDS encoding FecR domain-containing protein, translating into MTRPSSERVAGGIVTYVTRDGDTLYEISRQYLQGADDWRLVAKMNGVPAPKRLQRGIEIRLPAARLRKEPLTARVVASHGTVERAGRDAAFVALTPNATLGEGDRLRTGTDGFVTLELADGTHLSLPPGSQIDVAALRRTVLTGTLERVIDLRRGSVDSDVSHMKKPDDRFQIRSPSVVAGVRGTRFRVNYDADGQALTRVEVLDGTVGVAPGRSRADATLVQANFGSVAGADGQVGAPVPLLAPPSLVKPGRVQDEAQVSFELVPQEGARSWHVELASDAGFLDLIRETRVDTPRASFDALPDDSYFVRIAAIDANGLEGQPRTYGFERRRFGLRSEAGPAAGGYAFRWMPSGAQGEAATHYRFVLSAARDLSNPIVDQPGLTDTRLVLSHLPPGDYYWRVIAEQFSNGRFYDKAGAVSSFTLAR; encoded by the coding sequence ATGACGCGGCCCTCGTCGGAACGCGTCGCGGGCGGCATCGTCACCTATGTGACGCGCGACGGCGACACGCTCTACGAGATTTCGCGGCAGTATCTGCAGGGCGCCGACGACTGGCGCCTGGTGGCGAAGATGAACGGCGTGCCGGCGCCCAAGCGCCTGCAGCGCGGCATCGAGATCCGCCTGCCGGCCGCGCGCCTGCGCAAGGAGCCGCTGACCGCGCGCGTGGTCGCCAGCCACGGCACGGTCGAGCGCGCCGGGCGCGATGCCGCGTTCGTGGCGCTCACGCCGAATGCCACGCTCGGCGAGGGCGATCGCCTGCGCACCGGCACCGACGGCTTCGTCACGCTGGAGCTGGCCGACGGCACGCACCTGAGCCTGCCGCCGGGCAGCCAGATCGACGTGGCCGCGCTGCGCCGCACCGTGCTGACCGGCACCCTGGAGCGCGTGATCGACCTCAGGCGCGGCTCGGTCGACAGCGACGTGAGCCACATGAAGAAGCCGGACGACCGCTTCCAGATCCGCTCGCCCTCGGTGGTGGCCGGCGTGCGCGGCACCCGCTTTCGCGTCAACTACGATGCCGACGGGCAGGCGCTGACGCGCGTCGAGGTGCTGGACGGCACGGTCGGCGTCGCGCCGGGGCGTAGCCGCGCCGACGCGACCCTGGTGCAGGCCAACTTCGGCAGCGTGGCGGGCGCCGACGGGCAGGTGGGCGCGCCGGTGCCGTTGCTGGCGCCGCCGAGCCTGGTCAAGCCGGGCCGCGTGCAGGACGAGGCGCAGGTGAGCTTCGAGCTGGTGCCGCAGGAGGGCGCGCGCAGTTGGCACGTGGAACTCGCCAGCGATGCGGGCTTCCTCGACCTGATCCGCGAGACGCGAGTCGACACGCCGCGCGCGAGCTTCGATGCGCTGCCCGACGACAGCTATTTCGTGCGCATCGCCGCGATCGACGCGAACGGCCTGGAAGGCCAGCCGCGCACCTACGGCTTCGAGCGCCGCCGCTTCGGCCTGCGCAGCGAGGCCGGGCCGGCCGCGGGCGGTTACGCGTTCCGCTGGATGCCGAGCGGCGCGCAGGGCGAGGCGGCCACCCATTACCGCTTCGTGCTGTCGGCCGCGCGCGACCTGTCGAACCCGATCGTCGACCAGCCGGGCCTGACCGACACGCGGCTGGTGCTCTCGCACCTGCCGCCCGGCGACTACTACTGGCGCGTGATCGCCGAGCAGTTCTCGAACGGCCGGTTCTACGACAAGGCTGGCGCCGTCAGCAGCTTCACGCTCGCGCGCTGA
- a CDS encoding CHASE2 domain-containing protein: MKPESGSRRRRPLGRRFLVEWLAIGCLGVAAICAGVFWQATASVDRLIYDHLLGVRHLALDPDIVVVQIDNASVDRLGRWPWPRSVHARLLDELARARPAAVVYDVLFIEASPDDAELGQALARVPAWLPVLLSPEAADGTREVSPPVPELAARLAGTGHINFEVDPDGIVRSVALAESDGRHDWPQLMLSVARALDAPAGGAGQGALDAASAASAASSIAASTASTASTSASTASTSPAAAAPAAFASAVVSRLVKAALPAPGRYLIPFSRSTLDYPAYSLSDVLAGKVPEAALRGKIVVVGVTAAGLYDRFATPISGDFGTLPGVYLHASVLDMLLTGRAITLASPGWLLLASLPVLAALLTGILLLSPLRALLLAASLTVLAVAGSAALLFGGRCWGSPAPAILGLIVVYLLWNWRRLEMTMTYLRGELERLAAEPHLLPEAPRDPAQRAEFGGDVLERQMNLMAQAARRVQDMKRFVWDSLDSMPEPIFVTDVKGTVLIANHAAKRYCARVGVNAPEGRSLQGALGALEFVKTVAHPEREPELRAAWPAALDPTRGEAPALLVSGLEVRDADGLDHLLRYAPCTNAEGRAIGWIAGLVDVTALHAAERQREEALHLLSHDMRSPQASILALVQIERQRGDASAPQRELFGRIERHAQRALTLADEFVQLARAESQTYRIDTASFADLLIDASDEVWPQAQAKRIRIDTALGGEPYWIGADRSLMARALVNLLNNAVKYSPADTLISCSFATEEGPPRVTCTIRDQGYGIAPEDQAHLFERFRRFHASERPEVSGTGLGMVFVKTVVTRHGGSIAVDSAVGAGTAISITLPRLDEPAA; the protein is encoded by the coding sequence ATGAAGCCTGAATCCGGCTCCCGGCGGCGCCGGCCACTCGGCCGGCGCTTCCTGGTCGAGTGGCTCGCGATCGGCTGCCTGGGCGTGGCGGCGATCTGCGCAGGCGTGTTCTGGCAGGCCACCGCGAGCGTCGATCGCCTGATCTACGACCATCTGCTCGGCGTGCGCCATCTCGCGCTCGATCCCGACATCGTGGTGGTGCAGATCGACAACGCCAGCGTCGACCGGCTCGGCCGCTGGCCCTGGCCGCGCAGCGTCCATGCGCGCCTGCTCGACGAGCTGGCGCGCGCGCGGCCGGCCGCGGTGGTCTACGACGTGCTGTTCATCGAAGCTTCCCCCGACGATGCCGAACTCGGCCAGGCGCTCGCCCGCGTGCCCGCCTGGCTGCCGGTGCTGCTGAGCCCCGAGGCCGCCGACGGCACGCGCGAGGTGAGCCCGCCCGTGCCCGAGCTGGCCGCGCGGCTGGCCGGCACTGGTCATATCAATTTCGAGGTCGATCCGGACGGCATCGTGCGCAGCGTGGCGCTTGCCGAGAGCGACGGCCGGCACGACTGGCCGCAACTGATGCTGTCGGTGGCGCGCGCGCTGGATGCGCCGGCGGGCGGGGCAGGGCAGGGCGCGCTCGACGCGGCTTCGGCGGCCTCGGCGGCATCGTCGATCGCCGCTTCGACCGCCTCGACCGCTTCGACTTCGGCCTCCACCGCCTCGACTTCCCCGGCCGCCGCAGCGCCGGCCGCCTTCGCCTCGGCGGTCGTGTCGCGCCTGGTGAAGGCGGCCTTGCCCGCGCCCGGGCGCTACCTGATCCCGTTCAGCCGCTCGACGCTCGACTACCCGGCCTATTCGCTGTCCGACGTGCTGGCCGGCAAGGTGCCCGAGGCGGCGCTGCGCGGCAAGATCGTGGTGGTCGGGGTGACCGCCGCGGGTCTCTACGATCGCTTCGCCACGCCGATCTCGGGCGACTTCGGCACCCTGCCGGGCGTCTACCTGCATGCCAGCGTGCTCGACATGCTGCTGACCGGCCGCGCCATCACGCTGGCCTCGCCGGGCTGGCTGCTGCTCGCCTCGCTGCCGGTGCTGGCCGCGCTGCTGACCGGCATCCTGCTGCTCTCGCCGCTGCGCGCGCTGCTGCTGGCGGCCTCGCTGACCGTGCTGGCGGTGGCCGGCAGCGCCGCGCTGCTGTTCGGCGGGCGCTGCTGGGGTTCGCCCGCGCCCGCCATCCTCGGCCTGATCGTGGTCTACCTGCTGTGGAACTGGCGGCGGCTGGAGATGACCATGACCTACCTGCGCGGCGAGCTCGAGCGGCTCGCCGCCGAGCCGCACCTGCTGCCCGAGGCGCCGCGCGATCCGGCCCAGCGCGCCGAGTTCGGCGGCGACGTGCTGGAGCGGCAGATGAACCTGATGGCGCAGGCCGCGCGCCGCGTGCAGGACATGAAGCGCTTCGTGTGGGACAGCCTGGACAGCATGCCCGAGCCGATCTTCGTGACCGACGTGAAGGGCACGGTGCTGATCGCCAACCACGCGGCCAAGCGCTATTGCGCGCGGGTCGGCGTCAACGCGCCGGAGGGGCGCTCGCTGCAGGGGGCGCTCGGCGCGCTCGAATTCGTCAAGACGGTGGCGCATCCCGAGCGCGAGCCGGAGCTGCGCGCGGCCTGGCCGGCCGCGCTCGATCCGACCCGCGGCGAGGCGCCGGCGCTGCTGGTCAGCGGCCTGGAAGTGCGCGATGCCGACGGGCTCGACCATCTGCTACGCTACGCGCCGTGCACCAATGCCGAGGGCCGCGCGATCGGCTGGATCGCGGGCCTGGTCGACGTCACGGCGCTGCACGCGGCGGAGCGCCAGCGCGAGGAGGCGCTGCACCTGCTGTCGCACGACATGCGCTCGCCGCAGGCCTCGATCCTCGCGCTGGTGCAGATCGAGCGCCAGCGCGGCGATGCCTCGGCGCCGCAGCGCGAGCTGTTCGGCCGCATCGAGCGGCACGCGCAGCGCGCGCTGACGCTGGCCGACGAATTCGTCCAGCTCGCGCGCGCCGAATCGCAGACCTACCGGATCGACACGGCCAGCTTCGCCGACCTGCTGATCGACGCCAGCGACGAGGTCTGGCCGCAGGCGCAGGCCAAGCGCATCCGCATCGACACGGCGCTCGGCGGCGAGCCCTACTGGATCGGCGCGGATCGCTCGCTGATGGCGCGCGCGCTGGTGAACCTGCTGAACAACGCGGTCAAGTACAGCCCGGCCGATACGCTGATCAGCTGTAGCTTCGCCACCGAGGAGGGGCCGCCGCGCGTGACCTGCACGATCCGCGACCAGGGTTACGGGATCGCGCCCGAGGACCAGGCGCATTTGTTCGAGCGGTTCCGGCGCTTCCATGCCAGCGAGCGCCCGGAGGTGAGCGGCACCGGGCTCGGCATGGTGTTCGTGAAGACCGTGGTGACGCGGCATGGCGGCAGCATCGCGGTGGACAGCGCGGTCGGCGCCGGCACCGCGATCTCGATCACGCTGCCGCGCCTGGACGAGCCCGCGGCCTGA
- a CDS encoding DUF4136 domain-containing protein yields MKTIGTGAAIALALALLGGCAAPTTGVSVAGRAAGFGADARNYAFARTESQDGDGQDDDATRQYRRVESLVRDELARQGYHEQPDGAPYRLAIAYATQPGALALGAGAASGASATSGAASPGVRVDGSAPLALPFAGPVYRHLLTLRFVDSRNGETAYQVTASSRDRQADPLAAMPNLVRSALAKLPYQGGTGWLVRTRPDAAGGMPGVVSVKPAEPK; encoded by the coding sequence ATGAAGACGATCGGGACAGGGGCCGCCATCGCCCTCGCGCTGGCGCTGCTGGGCGGTTGCGCGGCGCCGACCACGGGCGTGAGTGTCGCGGGCCGGGCGGCCGGTTTCGGCGCGGATGCCCGGAACTACGCGTTCGCGCGCACCGAGTCGCAGGACGGCGACGGCCAGGACGACGACGCGACGCGGCAATACCGGCGCGTCGAATCGCTGGTGCGCGACGAGCTGGCCCGGCAGGGTTATCACGAGCAGCCGGACGGCGCGCCCTACCGGCTGGCGATCGCCTATGCCACCCAGCCGGGCGCGCTCGCGCTCGGCGCGGGCGCCGCGTCGGGCGCGTCCGCCACGTCGGGCGCCGCGTCGCCGGGCGTGCGCGTGGACGGCTCCGCGCCGCTCGCCTTGCCGTTCGCGGGGCCGGTCTACCGGCACCTGCTGACGCTGCGTTTCGTCGACTCGCGCAACGGCGAGACGGCCTACCAGGTCACGGCATCCTCGCGCGACCGGCAGGCCGATCCGCTCGCGGCGATGCCGAACCTGGTGCGCAGCGCGCTGGCGAAGCTGCCTTACCAGGGCGGCACCGGCTGGCTGGTGCGGACCCGGCCGGATGCGGCGGGCGGCATGCCGGGGGTGGTATCGGTGAAACCCGCCGAGCCGAAGTAG
- the galU gene encoding UTP--glucose-1-phosphate uridylyltransferase GalU yields the protein MLKVTKAVFPVAGLGTRFLPATKASPKEMLPVVDKPLIQYAVEEAIAAGITEMIFVTGRSKRAIEDHFDKSYEVEAELEARGKEKLLELVRSIKPANVDCFYVRQPEALGLGHAVLCAEKLVGDNPFAVILADDLLDGQPPVMKQMVDTFDHYHSSIIGVEEIPASDTKSYGIVDGKEWEESIVKLSGIVEKPAPEDAPSNLGVVGRYILKPRIFEHLRAIKPGAGGEIQLTDAIQALLADEQVLAYKYEGTRFDCGSKLGYLKATVEFALRHPEVRDEFEQYLRERGTSQSV from the coding sequence ATGCTGAAAGTCACTAAGGCGGTATTTCCGGTTGCCGGTCTCGGCACCCGCTTCCTGCCGGCGACGAAGGCAAGCCCGAAAGAAATGCTGCCCGTCGTCGACAAGCCCTTGATCCAGTATGCCGTCGAGGAGGCGATCGCGGCCGGCATCACCGAGATGATCTTCGTCACCGGGCGCAGCAAGCGCGCCATCGAGGATCACTTCGACAAGTCCTACGAAGTCGAGGCCGAACTCGAGGCACGCGGCAAGGAGAAGCTGCTCGAGCTGGTGCGCAGCATCAAGCCCGCCAATGTCGACTGCTTCTACGTGCGCCAGCCCGAGGCGCTCGGCCTCGGCCACGCCGTGCTCTGCGCCGAGAAGCTGGTCGGCGACAATCCCTTCGCCGTGATCCTTGCCGACGATCTGCTCGACGGGCAGCCGCCCGTCATGAAGCAGATGGTCGATACCTTCGACCACTACCACAGCTCGATCATCGGCGTGGAGGAGATCCCCGCCTCGGACACCAAGTCCTACGGGATCGTCGACGGCAAGGAGTGGGAGGAGTCGATCGTCAAGCTCTCGGGCATCGTCGAGAAGCCGGCGCCCGAGGATGCGCCCTCGAACCTCGGCGTGGTCGGCCGCTACATCCTGAAGCCGCGCATCTTCGAGCACCTGCGCGCGATCAAGCCCGGCGCCGGCGGCGAGATCCAGCTGACCGACGCGATCCAGGCCCTGCTGGCCGACGAACAGGTGCTGGCCTACAAGTACGAAGGCACGCGCTTCGACTGCGGCAGCAAGCTCGGCTACCTGAAGGCGACCGTCGAGTTCGCGCTGCGCCACCCGGAAGTGCGCGACGAGTTCGAGCAGTATCTGCGCGAACGCGGCACCTCGCAGTCGGTGTAA